DNA from Sphingomonas sp. R1:
AGGTCGCCTCGCTGCGCGCGGTGGCGGGGCGGGGGACCGACCTGCATGGCAGCTCGACCGCGATCAACACGGTGCGCGCGACACTCAAGCGCGTCGCCTCCACCGGCAGCCGGGTACTGATCACCGGCGGCGCGGGCGTTGGCAAGGAAGTCGCCGCGCGGCTTCTCCATGGCTGGAGCCAGCGCGCCGATGCGCCCTTCGTGATCGTCAGCGCCGCGCGGATGACCCCGGAGCGCGTCGACGAGGAACTGTTCGGCGTGGAGGAGGGCGGGGATCTCGTCCGCCCGGGCCTGCTCGAACAGGCGCATGGCGGCACGCTGTTCCTCGACGAGATCGCCGACATGCCGGTCGCCACCCAGGCACGCATCCTGCGCGTGCTGACCGACCAGAGCTTCAGCCGCGTTGGCGGCACGCGGATCGTGAAGGTCGATGTGCGCGTGGTATCGGCCACGGCGCGCGACCTGATGGCGGAGATCGGTGCGGGCCGTTTTCGCGAGGACCTCTACTATCGGCTGAACGTCGTGCCGGTGCCCATCCCCTCACTCACCGATCGCCGCGAGGACATCCCTGCGCTGGTCGAGCATTATGTCGCCCATTATGCCGCCGAACGCCGCGTGCCGACGCCGGAAATCGCGGCCGACGCGATGGTGGCGCTGCAAAGCTATGACTGGCCGGGCAATGTCCGCCAGCTGCGCAACGTGGTCGAGCGCACCGTGATCCTCGCGCCCGGCGATCGGATCGGCCGCATCGATGTCGATCTGCTGCCGCCGGAAGTGCTTGGCCGCCAGAACGACAGCGGCAGCGGCATGGCCTCGAACGCGATCATGGGCGCGCCGCTCAAGGAGGCACGCGAGAGCTTCGAGCGCGAATATCTCCGCGTCCAGATCCGCCGCTTCTCGGGCAATATCTCGCGCACGGCCAGCTTCATCGGCATGGAGCGATCGGCGCTGCACCGGAAGCTCAAGCTGCTCGGCATCACCGACGCGCGCGACGACTGACGCGGCTATGGACGGACGCGGCCGAACCCCTTAGATTGGATCCCGGCGCCGAGGTGGCGCCGACCCTGACGCCGGGAACGGCGCAGCGCGGGACAAATCCCGCCAAGAATAAATGGAGCCAACCATATGGCAGAGAAGCAGACGTCGCTTCAGGACCTGTTCCTCAACTCCCTGCGCCGGTCGAAGACGCCGGTGACGATGTTCCTGGTGAAGGGCGTGAAGCTCCAGGGTATCGTGACCTGGTTCGATAATTTTTCGGTGCTGCTCCGCCGCGACGGCCAGTCGCAGCTGATCTACAAGCATGCCATTTCCACCATCATGCCCTCGGGCCCTATGGACCTCGCGGCGCTGCTCGATGCGGCGGGCGAGTATCAGCACAAGAACCCGGTGCTGCAGGAGATCTTCCTCAACGCCGTGCGCAAGGCGCAGGAGAACGTCACGATGTTCCTGGTGAACGGCGTGATGCTGCAGGGCCAGATCGCCGCGTTCGACCTGTTCTGCATGCTGCTCCAGCGCGAGGGCATGGCCCAGCTGGTCTACAAGCATGCCGTTTCCACCATCCAGCCGATGCACCCGTTGAACCTCGCCGAGGAAACCAATAGCGGCGACGACGATTGACCTTCGCATGAGCACTGGTTTTGAGCGCGACCCCGACGAATTTGCGCGGGGCGCAAAAGCGCTCGTTGTCTATCCGGACATGGGCGGCAGTTCGCGCGATGCCGAGGCGCGGCTGGAGGAAACGGCCGGCCTCGCTGCCGCAATCGGGGTTGACGTGGTCGAGCGCGTGGCCGTTCGGCTGCGCCAGCCCAAGCCCGGCACGCTGGTCGGATCGGGCCAGGTGGGAGCCCTGGCCGAGACGGTCCGCGACCGCGAACTGCAGCTCGCGGTGTTCGATGCGGCGCTGACGCCGGTGCAGCAGCGCAACCTCGAGACTGCGCTCGGGTGCAAGGTGATCGACCGCACCGGCCTGATCCTCGAGATCTTCGGTGAGCGCGCCCGCACCGCGGAAGGCCGGCTCCAGGTCGAACTCGCGCATCTCGACTATCAGGCGGGCCGGCTGGTGCGCAGCTGGACCCACCTCGAGCGGCAGCGCGGCGGCTTCGGCTTTCTCGGCGGCCCCGGCGAAACCCAGATCGAAGCCGACCGCCGCCTGATCCGCGACCGGATGGCCCGGCTGCGGCGCGAGCTCGACCAGGTCAGCCGCACTCGCACCCTCCACCGCGATCGGCGCCAGCGCGCGCCCTGGCCGGTGGTGGCGCTGGTCGGCTATACCAATGCCGGCAAGTCGACGCTGTTCAACCGGCTGACCGGCGCCGAGGTGATGGCGGAGAACCTGCTGTTCGCCACACTCGACCCGACGCTGCGGCAAATCTCGCTCCCCGGCATCGACAAGGCGATCCTGTCCGACACGGTCGGCTTCGTTTCCGAACTGCCGACCCAGCTGGTCGCCGCGTTCAAGGCGACACTGGAAGAGGTGGTCTCGGCTGATTTGCTCATCCATGTCCGCGACATCGCGCACCCCGACACCGAGGCGCAGCGCGCCGACGTCGAGAAGGTGCTCCAGGAAATCGGCGTGTCTGAACAGACGCCGCGCTTCGAGGCGTGGAACAAGCTCGACCTGCTGGACGAGGAACAGCGCGCGGAGGCCCTGGCGATGGCCACGCGCCGCACCGACGAGGTACGGGTTATCTCGGCACTGACCGGGGAGGGTGTGGATGCGCTCGTCGAGGCGGTCGCCGGGCGGCTGACCGAGGGACACCGGCGCTACACGCTGCGGCTGGATCCGGCCGACGGTGCGGGCGCGGCATGGCTGCACCAGCACGGCGATGTCATCGATCAGCATATCGAGGACGAGCAGGCGGTGTACGAGGTTCGGATGGCGCCGCGCGATTACGAGCGGTTCGTCACGCGGGGGTAGGCGCGGGGGCTGCGGATCGATCACGTGGTCCGTTCCCGCCCTGTCACGGCCCGCCCGCATGATCATTAGCCGTCACCCCAGCGAAAGCTGGGGTCTCGCTCCGTGTTGCCCGACCGCCTCAGCGCTTCTGACGGACATCGCAGCTTCCGCTGGGATGACGGCCGCAGATCGGCGGCATGTCAGCGCATACATCAGCCCCGCTTTACCGCTTGCCAGAGCGCTTCCTTGCCCTCGAGATCCAGCCCGGCAAACGCGTCGCCGGCACGGCCTTCCATGGCCCTGAAGCGGCGTTCGAACTTGGCATTGCCCGCCCGAAGCGCTGCTTCCGGCTCTACGCCTAGTTTGCGGGCATAGTTCACCACGGCGAACAGCAGATCACCGACCTCTTCGGCGCGGTGCGCGTCGTTCTCGGCGGTATCCACCTCGGCCAGCTCTTCGAGGATCTTCTCGCGCGCCTCCCTTGGATCCGGCCAGTCGAAGCCGGTGCGCGCCGCGCGCTTCTGCAGCTTCTCGGCACGCAGCAGCGCCGGCAGCCCGATCGCCACGCCGTCCAGCGCACTCGACGCGCCCTTGGCGCCGCGTTCCTCGGCCTTGATCGTCTCCCAGAGATGGTGGCCACCCTCGGCGACGTCGCCGAAGATGTGCGGATGCCGGCGTTCCATCTTGTCGCTGATGGAGGTGATAACGTCGGTCAGTGTGAACTGCCCGGCTTCCTCGGCGATGCGGCTGTGGAACACCACCTGGAGCAGCAGGTCGCCCAGCTCGTCCTTCAGCTCGGCGATGTCGCCGCGCTCGATCGCGTCGGCCACCTCATAGGCTTCTTCGATCGTGTAGGGCGCAATGGTCTCGAAGGTTTGCGCCACGTCCCATTCGCAGCCACGCTCGGGATCACGCAGGCGTTCCATGATCGCGACAAGGCGGTCGATGCCGGTGGGGGACGTCATGAAAAAGGCCTCCTGAGCGCGGGTGCGGTCAGGAGGCCCATGAAGGTCGGATACGGCTTAGGCAAGCCGCACGACGTCAGTCGAGGCGGCGTCCCAGTTCCTTGTTGAAGTAGAGCGCGACAAGCGTGCCGATGGCGCCGGAAAGCAGGTACGCGCCCGAGGCGATGACACCGAAGTTGCTGGCCAGCAGCAGCGCGCCGAGCGGCGCGAAGCCGGCACCGAACAGCCATGCAAGGTCCGAGGTAAGCGCCGCACCGGTATAGCGGGCCCGCTTCGGGAAATTGCTGGCAACCGCGCCCGAGGACTGGCCGAAGGCGAGCCCGAGGAGGATGAAGCCGAGGATCATGAACACGGCCTCACCCAGATTGCCCTTTTCGAGGAGCTGCGGCGCGAAGCCCGAATAGGCCGCGATCGCGCCGGCGGTATAGGCAAGCAGCGAGCGACGGCCGATGCGGTCGGCCAGGATGCCGGAGATCACGATGGCGACCACGCCGCAGGCGGCACCGCCCACCTCGATCCACAGGAAGCGGGTGAGATCCTCGGTGGTGTACAGGGCCACCCAGGAGAGCGGGAACACCGTGACCATGTGGAACAGCGCGAAGCTGGCGAGCGGGGCGAAGGCCCCGATGATGATGTTGCGCCACTGCGCCTTGATCGTCGCGGTCACGCGCGACGGCGTGAGTTCGCGGCTTTCGAACAGCTTCACATATTCCGGTGCGACGACCATCCGGAGACGGGCGAACAGAGCCACGACGTTGAGCGCGAAGGCGACGAAGAACGGGTAGCGCCAGCCCCAGCTCATGAAGTCCGCGGAGTCGAGCGCGCCCAGGAAATAGGCGAACAGCCCGCTCGCCACGATGAGGCCGAGCGGCGCACCGAGCTGCGGCACCATCGCATACCAGCCGCGGCGGTCTGCCGGCGCATTCAGCGCCAGGAGCGACGCCAGGCCGTCCCAAGCGCCGCCCAGAGCGATCCCCTGCAGGATGCGAAGCGCCGCCAGCAGGATCGCCGACCAGGCGCCGACTTCGGCATAGCCTGGCAGGAACGCCATGGTCACCGTCGCTGTCCCAAGGAGGAACAGGGCAAGCGTGAGTTTCGCGCCGCGGCCGTGGCGGCGGTCGATGCGCATGAAAATCTGCGTCCCGATGGGGCGCGCGATGAAGGCGAGGGGGAAGAGGGCGAAGGACCAGAGCGTGCCGGTCACCCGATCCATGTACGGGAACACCAGTGCCGGGAAGACCAGCACGGAGGCGATCGCGTAGACGAAAAAGTCGAAAAACTCGGATGTTCGTCCGATGATCACGCCGATGGCGATATCGCCGGGGCGGAGGTGATCGTCACCTTTGGTGGTGTTGATCAGGCGGGCGTCACGTTCGATCTGGGTCGAACCAAGCTGAGCATTGGCCATGGGATATATCTACCGCAAAGCTTTGGGGAAAGCACCTAGGGAAACTCGCGGGTTGCTACGATGGGACAAATTGTCCTATTTCGCACCCGCACAACCCCTCCTAACTCGCGGTCGCTATGTTCCGATCCATGCCCCATTTCCGTCGCGCTCTCCGGCCGACGGCCCTGATCGCTACCCTCGCTGCCCCGCTGGTCCTCGGCGGATGCGATCTCGTCGTGATGAATCCGTCCGGCGATGTTGCACGGCAGCAGGCCGACCTGATCCTCTGGTCGACGTTTTTGATGCTGCTCATCATCGTGCCGGTGATGATCCTGACGGTGGTTTTCGCGATCAAGTATCGCGCGAGCAACACCGAGTCGGAGTATGCTCCGGATTGGGATCACTCGACGCGGATCGAGCTGGTGATCTGGGCGGCGCCGCTGCTCATCATCATCGCGCTCGGCGCGCTGACCTGGCTTGCGACCCACAAGCTGGATCCCTACCGGCCGCTGGACCGGATCGCGCCGGGCAAGCCGATCGCGGCCGACCAGCAGCCGCTGGAAATCCAGGTCGTCTCGCTCGACTGGAAGTGGCTGTTCATCTATCCTGAGCAGGGCGTCGCCACGGTCAACGAGCTGGTGCTGCCGGCCGACCGCCAGGTGCGCTTCCGCCTGACCTCGTCGAGCGTGATGAACACCTTCTACGTGCCGGCACTGGCAGGCATGATCTACACCATGCCGGGCATGGAGACGAAGCTGCACGCGGTGATGAACCGCGTCGGCACCTTCGAGGGCATCAGCGCCAACTATAGCGGCGCGGGCTTCTCCGACATGCGCTTCCCGACGCTGTCGGTCGACGCGGCCGGGTTCGACCAATGGGTCGCCAAGACCAAGGCCGGCGGCGGCGCGCTCGACACGGCACAGTATCTGACGCTCGAAAAGCCGAGCGAGAAGGTGCCCGCGATGCACTTCGGCACGATCGAGGCCGGACTGTTCGACCGTATCCTCCAGATGTGCGTGAAGCCGGGCAGCACCTGCGCCGGGCATTCGATGCACCATGGTGCGGGTGCCCAGCAGGTCGCGCCTCCGGTAAACAACAAGCCGGGCGAAGGCGCCGATGGGGCGCTGATGAAGTCCCCGGACGAAATGAAGACCAGTCCGCACCTGACGCATCCGCACGGCGCCCCCGCCGGCCACAGCGAACCCGGCGCGGATTCGAACCGTAACATGACCCGCATGGACGCGCCGGCCTATCCCGGTCGGGCGGCGGCGGGCGAGGCCTGAGCACTGCCATGTCTGACACTTTGATCAAGATGATCTTCGGTCGGCTCTCCCTCGAGAGCCTGCCGTTGCACGAACCGATCGTCGTCGCGACCTTCTTCGGGGTCGCGCTCGGCGGCGTCGCGCTTCTCGGCGCGCTGACCTATTTCCGCCTGTGGGGCTATCTCTGGAAAGAGTGGTTCACGAGCGTCGACCACAAGCGCATCGGCATCATGTACATGGTGCTGGGCCTGGTGATGCTGCTGCGCGGCTTCGCTGACGCGATCATGATGCGCGGCCAGCAGGCAATGGCGTTCGGGGCCAATGAAGGCTATCTGAACGCGCACCATTACGACCAGGTGTTCACCGCCCACGGCGTGATCATGATCTTCTTCGTGGCTATGCCCTTCGTCACCGGTCTCATGAACTTCGTGGTGCCGCTCCAGATCGGCGCGCGTGACGTCAGCTTCCCGTTCCTGAACAATTTCAGCTTCTGGATGACGGCGGCGGGTGCGGCGCTGGTGATGGCCAGCCTGTTCATTGGCGAGTTCGCGCGGACCGGCTGGCTGGCGATGGCGCCGCTGTCGGGCCTCGACTATTCGCCGGACGTCGGTGTCGACTATTATATCTGGGCGCTGCAGATCGCGGGCGTCGGCACGCTGCTCTCGGGCGTCAACCTGGTCGCTACCATCGTCAAGATGCGCGCGCCGGGCATGGGCCTGATGAAGATGCCGGTCTTCACGTGGACCGCGCTCGCCACCAACATCCTGATCGTCGCCGCCTTCCCGGTGCTGACCGCGGTTCTCGCGATGCTCAGCCTCGATCGCTATGTCGGCACGCACTTCTTCACGAACACCGACGGGGGCAACCCGATGATGTACGTGAACATGATCTGGATCTGGGGTCACCCGGAGGTGTACATCCTGATCCTGCCGGCGTTCGGCATCTTCTCGGAAGTGACCTCGACCTTCTCCGGCAAGCGCCTGTTCGGCTACACCTCGATGGTCTATGCCGTGCTGGTCATCACCATCCTCTCGTACCTCGTCTGGCTCCATCACTTCTTCACGATGGGCTCCGGCGCGAGCGTGAACAGCTTCTTCGGCATCACCACGATGATCATCTCGATCCCGACGGGTGCGAAGATCTTCAACTGGCTGTTCACCATGTACAAGGGCCGCATCCGCTACGAACTGCCGATGATGTGGACCATCGCGTTCATGCTGACCTTCGTCATCGGCGGCATGACCGGCGTGATGCTGGCGGTGCCCCCGGCGGACTTCGTGCTGCACAACTCGCTGTTCCTGGTCGCGCACTTCCACAACGTGATCATCGGCGGCGTGCTGTTCGGCATGTTCGCGGGCATCAACTACTGGTGGCCCAAGGCGTTCGGCTACAAGCTCGACAAGAAGCTGGGTCTCGTATCCTTCTGGTGCTGGGTCGTCGGCTTCTGGGTGGCCTTCACGCCGCTCTACGTGCTGGGCCTGATGGGCGTCACCCGTCGCCTGCGCCACTTCGAGGATCCGAGCCTGCAGATCTGGTTCGTCGTTGCCGCGATCGGCGCCGCGATCATCGCGGTGGGCATTGCCGCCTTCCTGCTGCAGATCTTCGTCAGCATCCGCAACCGCGAGGCGCTGCGCGACGAAAGCGGCGATCCGTGGCACGGCCGTACGCTGGAATGGGCGACCTCGTCGCCGCCGCCGGCCTACAACTTCGCGTTCACGCCCGTCATCCACGACCTGGATGCCTGGTACGACATGAAGTCGCGCGGCGCGAAGCGTCCGGTGACCGGCTATCTGCCGATCCACATGCCGAAGAACACCTGGGCGGGCATCGTCCTGGCGGGCTTCTCGCTGGTGTTCGGCTTCGCGATGATCTGGTACATCTGGTGGCTCGCCGCCGCCTCGTTCCTGGGC
Protein-coding regions in this window:
- a CDS encoding sigma-54-dependent transcriptional regulator, with translation MSLDILVVDDERDIRELVAGVLEDEGYSTRDAADSDSALEAIAERRPSLVLLDVWLQGSRLDGLELLDEIKRRDPSIPVLVISGHGNLDTAVAAIRRGASDFIEKPFEAERLLLMVARATETERLRREVASLRAVAGRGTDLHGSSTAINTVRATLKRVASTGSRVLITGGAGVGKEVAARLLHGWSQRADAPFVIVSAARMTPERVDEELFGVEEGGDLVRPGLLEQAHGGTLFLDEIADMPVATQARILRVLTDQSFSRVGGTRIVKVDVRVVSATARDLMAEIGAGRFREDLYYRLNVVPVPIPSLTDRREDIPALVEHYVAHYAAERRVPTPEIAADAMVALQSYDWPGNVRQLRNVVERTVILAPGDRIGRIDVDLLPPEVLGRQNDSGSGMASNAIMGAPLKEARESFEREYLRVQIRRFSGNISRTASFIGMERSALHRKLKLLGITDARDD
- the hfq gene encoding RNA chaperone Hfq; translation: MAEKQTSLQDLFLNSLRRSKTPVTMFLVKGVKLQGIVTWFDNFSVLLRRDGQSQLIYKHAISTIMPSGPMDLAALLDAAGEYQHKNPVLQEIFLNAVRKAQENVTMFLVNGVMLQGQIAAFDLFCMLLQREGMAQLVYKHAVSTIQPMHPLNLAEETNSGDDD
- the hflX gene encoding GTPase HflX; protein product: MSTGFERDPDEFARGAKALVVYPDMGGSSRDAEARLEETAGLAAAIGVDVVERVAVRLRQPKPGTLVGSGQVGALAETVRDRELQLAVFDAALTPVQQRNLETALGCKVIDRTGLILEIFGERARTAEGRLQVELAHLDYQAGRLVRSWTHLERQRGGFGFLGGPGETQIEADRRLIRDRMARLRRELDQVSRTRTLHRDRRQRAPWPVVALVGYTNAGKSTLFNRLTGAEVMAENLLFATLDPTLRQISLPGIDKAILSDTVGFVSELPTQLVAAFKATLEEVVSADLLIHVRDIAHPDTEAQRADVEKVLQEIGVSEQTPRFEAWNKLDLLDEEQRAEALAMATRRTDEVRVISALTGEGVDALVEAVAGRLTEGHRRYTLRLDPADGAGAAWLHQHGDVIDQHIEDEQAVYEVRMAPRDYERFVTRG
- the mazG gene encoding nucleoside triphosphate pyrophosphohydrolase, whose product is MTSPTGIDRLVAIMERLRDPERGCEWDVAQTFETIAPYTIEEAYEVADAIERGDIAELKDELGDLLLQVVFHSRIAEEAGQFTLTDVITSISDKMERRHPHIFGDVAEGGHHLWETIKAEERGAKGASSALDGVAIGLPALLRAEKLQKRAARTGFDWPDPREAREKILEELAEVDTAENDAHRAEEVGDLLFAVVNYARKLGVEPEAALRAGNAKFERRFRAMEGRAGDAFAGLDLEGKEALWQAVKRG
- a CDS encoding MFS transporter codes for the protein MANAQLGSTQIERDARLINTTKGDDHLRPGDIAIGVIIGRTSEFFDFFVYAIASVLVFPALVFPYMDRVTGTLWSFALFPLAFIARPIGTQIFMRIDRRHGRGAKLTLALFLLGTATVTMAFLPGYAEVGAWSAILLAALRILQGIALGGAWDGLASLLALNAPADRRGWYAMVPQLGAPLGLIVASGLFAYFLGALDSADFMSWGWRYPFFVAFALNVVALFARLRMVVAPEYVKLFESRELTPSRVTATIKAQWRNIIIGAFAPLASFALFHMVTVFPLSWVALYTTEDLTRFLWIEVGGAACGVVAIVISGILADRIGRRSLLAYTAGAIAAYSGFAPQLLEKGNLGEAVFMILGFILLGLAFGQSSGAVASNFPKRARYTGAALTSDLAWLFGAGFAPLGALLLASNFGVIASGAYLLSGAIGTLVALYFNKELGRRLD
- the cyoA gene encoding ubiquinol oxidase subunit II — its product is MPHFRRALRPTALIATLAAPLVLGGCDLVVMNPSGDVARQQADLILWSTFLMLLIIVPVMILTVVFAIKYRASNTESEYAPDWDHSTRIELVIWAAPLLIIIALGALTWLATHKLDPYRPLDRIAPGKPIAADQQPLEIQVVSLDWKWLFIYPEQGVATVNELVLPADRQVRFRLTSSSVMNTFYVPALAGMIYTMPGMETKLHAVMNRVGTFEGISANYSGAGFSDMRFPTLSVDAAGFDQWVAKTKAGGGALDTAQYLTLEKPSEKVPAMHFGTIEAGLFDRILQMCVKPGSTCAGHSMHHGAGAQQVAPPVNNKPGEGADGALMKSPDEMKTSPHLTHPHGAPAGHSEPGADSNRNMTRMDAPAYPGRAAAGEA
- the cyoB gene encoding cytochrome o ubiquinol oxidase subunit I, whose translation is MSDTLIKMIFGRLSLESLPLHEPIVVATFFGVALGGVALLGALTYFRLWGYLWKEWFTSVDHKRIGIMYMVLGLVMLLRGFADAIMMRGQQAMAFGANEGYLNAHHYDQVFTAHGVIMIFFVAMPFVTGLMNFVVPLQIGARDVSFPFLNNFSFWMTAAGAALVMASLFIGEFARTGWLAMAPLSGLDYSPDVGVDYYIWALQIAGVGTLLSGVNLVATIVKMRAPGMGLMKMPVFTWTALATNILIVAAFPVLTAVLAMLSLDRYVGTHFFTNTDGGNPMMYVNMIWIWGHPEVYILILPAFGIFSEVTSTFSGKRLFGYTSMVYAVLVITILSYLVWLHHFFTMGSGASVNSFFGITTMIISIPTGAKIFNWLFTMYKGRIRYELPMMWTIAFMLTFVIGGMTGVMLAVPPADFVLHNSLFLVAHFHNVIIGGVLFGMFAGINYWWPKAFGYKLDKKLGLVSFWCWVVGFWVAFTPLYVLGLMGVTRRLRHFEDPSLQIWFVVAAIGAAIIAVGIAAFLLQIFVSIRNREALRDESGDPWHGRTLEWATSSPPPAYNFAFTPVIHDLDAWYDMKSRGAKRPVTGYLPIHMPKNTWAGIVLAGFSLVFGFAMIWYIWWLAAASFLGLIVTAIAHTFNYDRDFYITAEEVTETENARTQVLTRLGA